The Pedobacter roseus genome contains a region encoding:
- a CDS encoding PDDEXK nuclease domain-containing protein, which produces MKIEEFQPEFLGKLNFYLEALDRDVKRPHENPSIGVLLCKGKDVEVVEYALARNLSPALIADYETKLIDKKLLVEKLHQLSEIFYKNEE; this is translated from the coding sequence TTGAAGATAGAAGAATTTCAACCGGAATTTTTGGGAAAATTAAATTTCTATCTCGAAGCCTTGGACAGGGATGTTAAACGGCCGCATGAAAATCCAAGTATTGGTGTTTTATTGTGCAAAGGCAAAGATGTTGAAGTTGTGGAATACGCGCTAGCTAGAAATTTGTCACCGGCTTTAATTGCAGATTATGAAACTAAACTCATTGATAAAAAGTTGCTTGTAGAAAAACTACACCAGCTTTCAGAAATTTTCTATAAAAATGAAGAATAA
- a CDS encoding Rossmann-fold NAD(P)-binding domain-containing protein: protein MKLFTSVHDVPSIKQFVNDALALKADPYAHQDLGKNKTLGLVFMNPSLRTRLSTQKAALNLGMNVMVMNMDKEGWALETQDGVVMNGSTVEHIREAAAVMGQYCDILGLRSFPKLNNREEDYSEDFFNKFVKYCAVPVVSLESATRHPLQSFADIITIHETWTKKPDGRKPKVVLAWAPHVKALPQAVPNSFAEWMCKAQAEGMIDFTIAQPEGYELSEDFTPKADIQYNLEEALAGADYVYVKNWSSYKEYGKVLTYPDGWMMNNEKLKFTNDAKVMHCLPVRRDLELSSEILDGPNSLVIHEAGNRLWAAQAVIKAILEEL, encoded by the coding sequence ATGAAACTTTTCACTTCCGTACACGATGTTCCAAGCATCAAACAATTTGTAAATGATGCACTTGCGTTAAAAGCAGATCCTTATGCACACCAGGATTTAGGTAAAAACAAAACACTGGGGTTGGTTTTCATGAATCCAAGTTTACGTACCCGCTTAAGTACGCAGAAAGCGGCCTTAAATTTAGGAATGAATGTAATGGTGATGAACATGGATAAAGAAGGCTGGGCTTTGGAAACACAGGATGGTGTGGTAATGAATGGTTCAACCGTTGAGCATATCCGTGAAGCGGCAGCTGTAATGGGACAGTACTGCGATATCCTGGGTTTACGTTCCTTTCCAAAGTTGAACAACCGAGAAGAGGATTACAGCGAAGATTTCTTCAATAAATTCGTAAAATACTGTGCCGTGCCCGTAGTGAGTTTAGAGAGTGCAACGCGCCACCCTTTGCAAAGTTTTGCCGATATTATTACCATACACGAAACCTGGACGAAAAAACCTGATGGACGCAAACCAAAAGTAGTTTTAGCTTGGGCACCGCATGTTAAGGCTTTGCCACAAGCAGTACCAAATTCGTTTGCAGAATGGATGTGTAAAGCTCAGGCTGAAGGTATGATCGATTTTACCATTGCCCAACCAGAAGGATATGAACTTTCTGAAGATTTTACTCCAAAGGCCGATATTCAATATAATTTAGAGGAAGCTTTGGCCGGAGCGGATTATGTGTATGTGAAAAACTGGAGCAGTTATAAAGAATACGGTAAAGTATTAACTTACCCGGACGGTTGGATGATGAATAACGAAAAGTTGAAATTTACCAACGATGCAAAAGTAATGCACTGTTTACCAGTTCGCCGTGATTTGGAATTATCATCTGAAATTTTGGATGGACCAAACTCATTGGTTATCCATGAGGCAGGAAATCGATTGTGGGCTGCACAGGCTGTTATAAAAGCGATACTGGAAGAATTGTAA
- the argB gene encoding acetylglutamate kinase gives MKNKQLTIIKIGGNVIDNSENLHQFLLDFTALPGDKILVHGGGKIATELGESLGIEAKMVEGRRITDIETLRIVTMVYAGLINKNMVAQLQAKGSNAIGLSGADGNVIKAKKRPVSTKTYGPEAGPMAGAVIDYGFVGDLDENSVSSSTLDSLLKAGLVPVLCAITHDGNTQLLNTNADTIASSVAVAMSGLYETHLVYCFEKKGVLKDVNDNTSVVREIKADEFEGLKADGTVQGGMIPKLHNAFEAIKKGVSAVYIGKADELAELANGTFGTKMLK, from the coding sequence ATGAAGAATAAACAACTCACTATCATAAAAATCGGCGGAAACGTAATCGATAATTCAGAAAACCTGCATCAGTTTTTATTGGATTTTACGGCTTTGCCCGGAGATAAAATTCTGGTGCATGGTGGAGGTAAAATTGCAACTGAATTGGGTGAATCGTTAGGTATTGAAGCCAAAATGGTTGAGGGGAGAAGAATCACCGATATCGAAACATTGCGGATTGTGACCATGGTTTATGCAGGTTTGATCAATAAAAATATGGTTGCCCAACTACAGGCCAAAGGTAGCAATGCCATTGGGTTAAGTGGTGCTGATGGGAATGTGATCAAAGCAAAAAAACGACCGGTTAGCACTAAAACTTATGGGCCGGAAGCTGGTCCTATGGCTGGAGCTGTAATTGATTATGGCTTTGTTGGTGACTTGGATGAAAATTCTGTTTCTTCTTCAACTTTAGATAGCCTGTTAAAGGCTGGGTTGGTTCCTGTTTTATGTGCAATTACACATGATGGTAATACACAACTTTTAAATACCAATGCTGATACCATTGCTTCTTCTGTTGCAGTGGCAATGTCGGGTTTATATGAAACGCATTTGGTATATTGCTTCGAGAAAAAAGGTGTACTTAAAGATGTAAATGATAATACTTCTGTAGTTCGAGAAATCAAAGCAGATGAGTTTGAAGGTTTAAAAGCTGACGGAACGGTGCAAGGCGGAATGATACCTAAATTACACAACGCTTTCGAAGCCATTAAAAAGGGAGTTTCGGCTGTATATATTGGTAAAGCAGATGAACTTGCTGAGCTTGCTAATGGTACCTTTGGGACCAAAATGCTGAAATAA
- a CDS encoding four helix bundle protein yields MRDYKKLDVWKKAHELNMLIKKDIAVKFPKEERFELTSQLTRAALSIPLNIVEGCGRFTDKDFAHFLDTALGSTNEIDYCCLCASELKYISEKEYLEVNQAINEVRAMLISFLKFLRAGGGKKP; encoded by the coding sequence ATGAGAGACTATAAAAAACTTGATGTTTGGAAAAAGGCACATGAATTAAATATGCTTATCAAGAAGGATATTGCTGTTAAATTTCCAAAAGAAGAAAGGTTTGAATTAACGTCTCAACTCACTAGAGCAGCATTATCTATTCCTTTAAATATTGTTGAAGGATGTGGGAGATTTACTGATAAGGACTTCGCCCACTTTTTAGATACTGCGTTAGGCTCAACCAATGAAATAGATTATTGTTGCTTATGTGCCTCAGAATTGAAATACATAAGCGAAAAAGAATATTTAGAAGTTAACCAAGCAATTAATGAAGTTAGGGCAATGCTAATTTCTTTTTTGAAATTTTTAAGAGCAGGTGGAGGGAAAAAACCTTAA
- a CDS encoding PDDEXK nuclease domain-containing protein: MNKSIKSITSDFEQITLLITEARNRVYSKANAELVMLYFNIGQIVSEKVANGRWGDGTVNDLANYIVEKQPLLKGFNRRGLYRMKQFYEVYSDKEIVTTLLTQFQDADNEFDKFVTTVLTQIPWSSHLHILKKTKTIEEKLFYIHTSIKEKLSVRELERQLNSATFERTLLSDKFGHAIAKQLPQGIFKDLYIFEFLALPEIHSEDDLQNALIKNLQSFILEMGKGFTYMGSEYRLQVGNKDYYTDLLFYHRDLQCMVFV, encoded by the coding sequence ATGAATAAGTCAATAAAAAGTATAACATCAGATTTTGAGCAGATTACTTTGCTTATTACTGAAGCTCGGAATAGGGTTTACAGTAAAGCAAATGCAGAATTAGTAATGTTATATTTTAATATTGGCCAAATTGTTTCCGAAAAGGTTGCCAATGGCAGATGGGGCGATGGAACTGTTAATGATTTAGCAAACTATATCGTAGAAAAACAACCTCTGTTAAAGGGATTTAACCGTCGTGGACTTTATAGAATGAAACAATTTTATGAAGTTTATAGTGATAAGGAAATTGTGACAACATTGCTGACACAATTTCAAGATGCTGATAATGAGTTTGATAAATTTGTGACAACAGTGTTGACACAAATACCGTGGTCTTCTCATTTACATATTTTAAAAAAGACCAAAACTATAGAGGAAAAGCTATTTTATATCCATACTTCTATTAAAGAGAAATTATCGGTAAGAGAACTTGAGCGTCAGTTAAATTCAGCCACTTTTGAACGGACCCTGCTTAGTGATAAATTTGGACACGCAATAGCTAAACAATTGCCCCAGGGAATTTTTAAGGATCTTTATATTTTTGAATTTTTGGCTTTACCCGAGATCCATTCAGAAGATGATCTGCAGAACGCACTAATTAAAAACCTACAAAGTTTCATATTAGAGATGGGAAAGGGTTTTACTTATATGGGGAGTGAATACAGGTTGCAGGTAGGAAATAAAGACTATTATACAGATTTATTGTTTTATCACCGCGATTTGCAGTGTATGGTTTTTGTTTGA
- a CDS encoding aspartate aminotransferase family protein — MQLFDVYPLNDIEITKASGSNVWDANEQKYLDLYGGHAVISIGHTNPHYVNRLTDQLNKVGFYSNSVKIPLQVQLAEKLGEVSGKKDFQLFLCNSGAEANENALKLASFYNGRKKVIAFTGAFHGRTSLAVAVTDNPKIVAPVNQTENVIFLPFNNEVALEETFKAQGNDISAVIIEGIQGVGGIKEASKSFLQKIRSLCDEYNSVYIADSVQCGYGRTGSFYSHDYSGVEADVYTMAKGMGNGFPVAGISIAPKFKPWHGELGTTFGGNHLACAAALAVLEVMQQENLMKNAEEVGDYLITELKKFEQVVEVRGRGLMIGIELPAELAHVKKELLFTHHIFTGEAKPNVIRLLPALNLTKAHADEFLAAFEKAVKGVGHKV; from the coding sequence ATGCAACTATTCGACGTTTACCCACTTAACGATATAGAAATAACAAAAGCATCAGGCAGCAATGTTTGGGATGCCAATGAGCAAAAATATTTAGATTTATATGGCGGTCATGCCGTAATTTCTATTGGTCATACTAATCCACATTACGTAAACCGCTTAACCGATCAATTAAATAAGGTTGGTTTTTACTCTAACTCGGTAAAAATCCCTTTACAGGTTCAGCTTGCAGAGAAATTGGGTGAAGTTTCCGGTAAAAAAGATTTTCAGCTGTTTTTATGTAATTCTGGAGCCGAAGCAAATGAAAATGCTTTAAAACTGGCTTCATTTTACAACGGCAGAAAAAAAGTAATTGCATTTACAGGCGCTTTCCACGGACGTACCTCTTTAGCGGTTGCGGTAACCGACAATCCCAAAATTGTAGCACCCGTTAATCAAACCGAAAATGTAATCTTTTTGCCATTCAACAATGAGGTGGCTTTAGAAGAAACTTTCAAAGCGCAGGGAAATGATATTTCTGCGGTAATTATCGAAGGCATTCAAGGTGTTGGGGGTATTAAAGAAGCTTCAAAAAGTTTTCTGCAAAAAATACGTTCACTTTGTGATGAATATAATTCGGTATATATTGCCGATAGCGTGCAATGTGGTTATGGACGTACAGGTTCGTTTTACTCGCACGATTATTCGGGTGTTGAAGCGGATGTATATACCATGGCAAAAGGAATGGGTAATGGATTTCCTGTAGCCGGGATTTCTATCGCGCCTAAATTTAAACCTTGGCATGGAGAGCTGGGTACAACTTTTGGCGGTAACCATCTGGCTTGTGCTGCGGCTTTAGCTGTTTTAGAAGTGATGCAACAAGAAAACCTGATGAAAAATGCCGAAGAAGTAGGGGACTACTTAATTACCGAATTGAAGAAATTTGAGCAGGTGGTAGAAGTACGTGGCCGTGGATTAATGATCGGTATTGAGCTACCTGCAGAATTGGCGCATGTTAAAAAAGAATTATTGTTTACACACCATATTTTTACCGGCGAAGCAAAACCGAACGTAATCCGTTTGTTGCCTGCCTTAAATTTAACAAAGGCACATGCTGATGAGTTTTTGGCGGCTTTCGAAAAAGCGGTAAAAGGTGTAGGGCATAAGGTTTAG